One Ranitomeya variabilis isolate aRanVar5 chromosome 4, aRanVar5.hap1, whole genome shotgun sequence genomic window, TGCATATGATCTCGCATAGACAACAATAAATAGCAATCACTTCTGGCATGTACAGGATATGTGAGTTCAGCATCCATTTTTCTTACATCATGTCTTGTAATGTTGCTATCTAAAGATAGAGATACACAGACTTGGTGCGTTTTTTGTCCTCCAAAAGGCACGTCATACTTCTTTTTTTCCACCAACTTTGGTGCAACTGTAATGGATTAAAAAAGAAAGACAAGAGGCTTGATCCAAATGACCAGAACACATACACGCCATGCATTTTAAGACAGAGGTTCCATAAAAAGGACTGTGCAAAAGTTCTAGGCAAATGCGAGAAAGAATGCTATAGAGTaaaaaatgctttcaaaaatagaagtgttaatggattatttttatcaattaacaaaatgcaaagcgaATGAActaaagaaaaatctaaatcaaatcagtatttggtgtgaccgccctttgccttccATTCTCCTAGGTACTTGCACTCAGGTTTGAgtgaactcagcagggaggttgttccaaatatcttggagaactaacatcagatcttctgtggatgtaggcttcaaCTAATCCGTTTGTCTCATCAGGTCATCCCAGAGCCCTGATCTCCTCATCATTGTGTCTGTCTGGGGGTTACAATGAAGACAGAAGGATCTTTACAAGCCACATCCACAGAAGATTTTCCTTCAAGAACTGTGTGCAAGTgtgcctagaagaattgatgcattAATTAAATATGCCATAAATaagcataaagtataatgcaaatcTATGCCAGCCCAGAGCTGGCACAGTTTTGACTTTTTGCATGCAGAAGACCAGAGAAGTACAGCTCACTACAGCCAACTCCATGGTAACTGCCATATTACACAGCAATCCGTTTATATTACCTAGCTGGCAGCATGAGACAACCACGATCCGCCATTAGTTTGCTGATCCGCAGTTGTTTATTAGCCAGGCTACACAGGCCAACAATTTTTCACACAAGTACTCGACAATATGCAATAGATTGTTCTgagcacataggctgccattattCTCGGCAGTGTAAGTCTATTATAGACTGTGCTGCCGAGAATTATCATCTTCTGTGCTGACTTTAGGATAATTTCGCCTGATGAATAAGTGTTTCGCATGTTCGTTGggcgattggcagcctgtttacaccacTCACTTATAGTGACACGAGCGCTCACAGGAAACCCCTGTTCACGAAAATATTTCAGTGCAAATGGAcctttattaaagggccactgtcacccccctccagctgttataaactaaaagagccaccttgtgcagcagtaatgctgcattctaacaaggtggctcttttagttttaggttcaagtataccccaaataaagcgtttttatacttagccacaattcctgtctctagccaggtaggcgggtcctcactccccagcttgaccagctcctctgccgtcactccaatcttcctgcgctttcggcgccaccccctcagcgctgttatcatttcaaaaccggcgcctgcgctgtgtactggtgtcctgcgcagatgcagtaagctctggccgtctgatgtcccagccaggcttgcacactgcgcctgcgcgggcattgcggccagccacctttggaatccccgccccgcactgtgttatgcattatgcacagtgcggggcggggattgcaaaggttccacctatacagaatattccgtgtaatggctgataccagagaacaaaagacatccacagaacaccaggatggatctgctgcacagcaaatagctgtaggacctgcgattagggcaatcacatggcagtgatgtcaccgaaggtcctacagctatttgctgtgcagcagatccatcctggtgttctgtggatgtcttttgttctctggtatcagccattacacggaatattctgtataggtgaaacataaatatatactgataagaagacgttttccggggattccaaaggtggctggccgcaatgcccgcgcaggcgcagtgtgcaagcctggctgggatgccagacggccagagcttactgctcctgcgcaggacaccagtacacagcgcaggcgccggttttgaaatgataacagcgctgagggggcggcgccgaaagcgcaggaagatgtgagtgacggcagaggagctggccaagctggggagtgaggacccgcctacctggctagagacaggaattgtggctaagtataaaaacgctttatttggggtatacttgaacctaaaactaaaagagccaccttgttagaatgcagcattactgctgcacaaggtggctcttttagtttataacggctggaggggggtgacagtggcccttttaaaCTTCCATCATAATTCCAATTTGTAAATCTGATCTGATCCCTTCACCACATACACTTTCACCAATGAGGCAACAAATGTGGCATCATCAGGTCCTGTAGTCTTTAGATGCTATCACAGAGACACGAACTCTTAGAGCACAAGAATTCACTACATGACGTCCTTCTACCTCCTTTGTTTGCAAATGTCAAAATGGCGCTCCTGGAGTCTGCAAGAAACTCTCTGTCCTCAACTTCTCCGCCACCATATTTGGTTTTGCCAAAAAATAGCTCCAGTTTGTCGAGGAGAACTTCTTCAGATACAGAAGCTGGAAGATTAGACACCAGAATCTTCTGTGGGCTCAGGCTCATATCCATCTGTATGTTAGCAAAGGAGATTCTGATTATTGCAGACATTTCTATCAGTTATTCACCACGTACAATTACCTTGTTGCATTATTGTTGAATTCTTTGCTATATATACTCATGCTACAGGTACAGACCAAAAGAAATCACCCTGATCCTTCTATTATTCATTAATTCAATCCacttaaggggtattcccatctccaagatcccatcccaatatgtaataggtgtaataatgataatattgttagcaaatacctccaattagaaatgtagtatcgttcttctgattcactatgttgcttaccccatgggcagggcattgcagtaccttaggtttccatggttatgacaaccagcaactagctaactgtcactatttgAGGGGCCGTAgcaatggatacctaagctactgcaatgtctgCAGATGAGGTAAGTGATATACCGTAGTTTATCAGGAGAACTTTACTGCATTTCaatttggagatatttgctaatattattattattacacctactacatattggaataggaccttggagatgttaatacccctttaaatgtatttattttcaggtAAGCTGGATCAATGGTCTGCCAGACATTTCTAACTCGTTTTTTTCAGGAACAAAAAATGAATCTGCATCAGtttgaaatatttttttcctcctcttcttccaagagtcatcatTTTTTTTCGTCAACATAGCATTATGATAGCTATCAGACACTGGTTGTATGATTTCAGCCAggcatgtttgactctgaaacgctgcaTGTGGCTTGGTACCTTAAAAACCGCTGGAGACCAAGCCGCACTGGAAACTAGTCAGACAGGTGACTATATAAGCacatatagggagagacctgtcagtcactagTAGGGGGTGGGGAGAAATCACTGGGGCCCCTCCTGTCCGACTAGTTTCCTGTGTGGCTTGGTCCCGTGGCTTTTAAAGCATTATTCTatctgaaatgctgcagcgtttcagaatccagcatacctggctgaaatcatgcagccactGCCTGAAACTTATCTACGGCTTTGTAGATGAaaactaattaaaaaaacaaaagcgcaaaaacaaTACGTTCCTGGCAATATCATAGACAGACTACCAGAATGTTCCCATTTGGTCATAAATGTCCTTATACATGACCCATCTATTACTCCACCATATGCTTTATATTCAGGATACAAGTGCCATAGGGTACAAGAATGTCAGAAGATCATTACTTACACTGAGAGTATCCAGGGCCAGAAGTTCAATAGGCTCGGCCTTCACATTGATGTGGCATTCTTCAATTTTTACCTTGTGATGCCTCTTCTGAATTATTCTTGCAGCAACTAAAAGGTGAATGGCTTTAGTTAATAGTAGGAAAATGCCCTTGCTGTATCAAATACAAACATATTTTCTTTCTTATGTTATTCTTTACCCCAATtagctttcattttcttttttttttattcatcagCTCTTTTTGTCCACAAAGGCCCATTTAGGCGAGCCAATAACTGGGAATGAGCGTTCGTTAGAGTGTTGCCTTTTGTAAGCAAAATGCTCATTTGTCTGGTGattggcattaaccccttaacgactgccaatacgccttttaacagcggcagttaagggtacttaaaccagagcaccactttttaacggcgctgaggtttaactgtatagcaccccccagagtcggaatttctccagggtctcggctattagggatagctgagaccccagagaacatgatttggggcggtttttaccgaccccagtgttgcgatcgccgttattaacagtataatggcgaccgcaaaaaaaaagtctgattttccatttaatttctctctcctctgatgtgatcgctcatcagaggagagagaaatagggtcccccgatcaaCCCCACCCCCTGGTACCTCTGATGCCAAGGCATCCCCCCATGAAGTCCCCCGGGCcgccggcatcttcttccgggagaaaatggcgggcgtatgcgcagtacgcccgccgagatctgccgaccGGCACcaagcaacaataggaaatttttcctattggttcattatgatcactgtgatagaccgtatcacagtgatcaaaataaaaatatagtaaataaaaaaaacctttatcacccccttagttagggaaaaataataaaataaaaaatatatatttatttccatttttacattagggttagagttgggctaaagtgagttgggctaaagttagggttagggttgggatagaggttagggttaggtttgtagttagggctatggttagggttgggattagagttaggggtgtgttagaattGGAGTTAGAATTttggcatttccactgtttaggtacatcagggggtctccaaatgtgacatggcgccaccattgattccagccaattttgtgttcaaaaagtcaaatggtgctccctcatatgggctatcagtgtactcaggacaaattgaacaacaactttgagggtctaatttctcctgttaccattgggaaaataaacatttgagggcgaaaagataatttttgtggaaaaaataagattttttattttctaggCTCtaagtcataaacttctgtgaagcacttgggggttcaaagtgctcacaacacatctagaaaatttccttggggggtctagtttccaaaatggtataacttgtggggagtttccactgtttaggcacatcaggggctcgccaaacgcgacatggcgtccgatctcaattccagccaattctgcgttgaagaagtcaaatggcgctccttcccttccaagctctgccgtgtgcttaaacagtggtttacccccacaaatagggtatcggcgtattcaggagaaattgcaaaattgtgaaaataaaaaaaattggttctgaagtaaaatgtttgagaaaaaaaaacgtaaatgttcattttttccttccacattgctttagttcctgtgaagcacgtaaagagctaataaacttcttgaatgtggttttgagcacattgaggggtgtagtttttagaatggtgtcactttggagtattttctgtcatgtacacccctcaaagtgacttcaaatgtgatgtgatccctaaaaaaaaggttttgtaaattttgttgtaaaaattagaaattgctggtcaacttttaacccttaaaacttcctaacaaaaaaaaatgttgtttccaaaactgtgctgatgtaaagtagacatgtgggaaatattattttttaaatattttgtgtgacatacagtacagaacaagagtttggacacaccttctcatttaaagatttttctgtattttcatgactatgaaaaatgtaaattcacactgaaggcatcaaaactatgaattaacacatgtggaattttatacttaacaaaaaagtgtgaaacaactgaaaatatgtcttatattctaggttcttcaaagtagccaccttttgctttgatgactgctttgcacactcttggcattctcttgatgagcttcaagaggtagtcaccggaaatggtcttccaacaattttgaaggagttcccagagatgcttagcactagttgggccttttgcctttactctgcggtccagctcaccccaagccatctcgattgggttcaggtctggtgactgtggaggccaggtcatctggcgtagcaccccatcactctccttcttggtcaaatagcccttacacagcctggaggtgtgtttggggtcattgtcctgttgaaaaataaatgatggtccaactaaactcaatgtggacaaatcttaactcatcatctttcctccatcccatagatcttccgtaattacctgacctatctatcgcaatcaatgacatcatgctttcccccgtaccggaagtccgctgcctcggagtaacctttgactatgccctgtccttcaaaccgcacatccaagctctgtccaccttctgtcgcctccagctcaaaaatatctccagaatccgtcctttcctcaaccatcaatctactaaaatgcttgtgcatgccctcatcatctcccgccttgactactgcaacatccttttctgcggcctccctgctaacacccttgcacctctccagtccatccttaactctgctgtccaactaattcatctctctcctcgctactcctccgcttcccccctctgcaaatctcttcactggctcccattccctcatcgtatccagttcaaattactaatactgacctacaaagccatccataacctgtctcctccatatatctctgaactaatctcccgatatctttccttacgtaatctccggtcctcccaagacctccttctctcctccacacttattcgctcctcatccaatcgcctccaagacttctcccgaatatcccccatcctctggaattctctgccccaactcgtccgactatcaaccacattcagatccttcagacggaacctgaaaacccatctcttcaggaaagcctacagcctgcactgacccccgctgcctcctcatcactaccgaagctaacgcctcaccaacaccggagctcctgcaaccctcaacctactgtctccatccccataatcctgtagaatgtaagcacgcaagggcagggtcctcgcccctctgtatcagtctgtcattgttagtttgtttactgtcgtaatatctgtaacttgtatgtaaccccttgtcatgtacagcaccatggaatcaatggtgctatataaataaataataactaaacgcaaaccggatggaatagcatgccgctgcaagatgctgtggtagccatgctggttcagtatgccttcaattttgaataaatccccaacagtgtcaccagcaaagcacccccacacctcctcctccatgcttcacggtgggaaccagacatgtagagtccatccattcaccttttctgcgtcgcacaaagacaaggtgattggaaccaaagatctcaaatttggactcatcagaccaaagcacagatttccactggtctaatgtccattccttgtgttctttagcacaaccaagtctcttctgcttgttgcctgtccttagcagtggtttcctagcagctattttaccatgaaggcctgctgcacaaagtctcctcctaacagttgttgtatagatgtgtctgctgctagaactctgtgtggcattgaccttgtctctaatctgagctgctgttaacctgcgatttctgaggctggtgactcggataaacttatcctcagaagcagaggcgactcttggtcttcctttcctggggcggtcctcatgtgagccagtttttttgtagcgtttggttgtttttgccactgcacttggggacactttcaaagttttgcccatttttcggactgattgaccttcatttcttaaagtaatgatggccacttgtttttctttacttagttgcttttttcttgccataatacaaattctaacagtctattcagtaggactatcagctgtttatccaccagacttctgctcaacacaactgatggtcccaaccccattttaaggcaagaaatcccacttattaaacctgacagggcacacctgtgaagtgaaaaccattaccggtgactacctcttgaagctcatcaagagaatgccaagagtgtgcaaagcagtcataaaagcaaaaggtggctactttgaagaaccgagaatataagacataatttcagttgtttcacacttttttgttaagtatataattccacatgtgtgaaattcatagttttgatgccttcagtgtgaatttacaattttcatagtcatgacaatacagaaaaatctttaaatgagaaggtgtgtccaaactttttgctctgtactgtatctctctgatttaagggcatcaaaattgaaaattgcaacattttcattttttttcataaatgcaagtcatatcgaagaaattttaccactaacatgaattacaatatgtcacgaaaaaactgtctcagaatcagtgggaattAAGCAGCATATTGACTTGTCACAAAGCAGTTAAAATAATGGTTATGTTAATAAATGTTATTCTATGCGCACAGAATGGTCGAATTAACGATCTTCTGTGCGTATAGAATTCAGGTCGGCCTTTCTCGTCAAGGTATTAAACAACCACCGGCTTCTATATGACCGATCGACAGTTGTAGAACGGTCACAGTCAGCAAATGTAATCGAGTCCTGAGGCTTGTAATACTCTAGAAACTGATAGTTCATTGATCCTTACCAGACGGCTCTTCGAAGACAACAAGTGCTGTTCCTCCTTTAACAGGATATCTAATCTGATGTTTTACATTAATCCCACATCTTGGAATGTCGTCACTCACTTTTCCCTTAAAAACCAGTTTCCTTTCCACTCCAGAAGAACAAATCTGTAAAGAAAGTGAGAATAGTGGTAGTTGATTTCCCTAATTATTTCACTCTACTATTATGAGTATAAATTTAGAATCTCTTAATGGGTATCTGGCTACTCGGACCCCCATGATCAGCAGAATAAAAGCAAAGCAACAGTCAAAGTGACATACAAATAGGTGtggttgtgtctggtactgcaggtgACACCATAAGAATGAAGGAGTAGAGCTATAGTGCCAGACATGTGTTAAGGATACTCACTGCCTCCAGCTTCTCAGTTTCCCTTTCTAGATAGCAAatcttttccttcaaggtttgttcaTCTATCTTCAGCTGTTGGTTTTCATCCCTCATGCTTTTAACTTGTTCCTGTCAGAGAATAAATTTAGAGTGACATGACCATATATGTGCAAACAACTCTTTACTTCATTTGTCCCTGTTGCAACCACACATAAGGAGGTGAAAaagataaaaagaaataaaaaaaaagataattacCTCCAGACCGATGCTGTTCCTCTATACTCAGCACTGGGTCCCTGCTGGTCTCCTGGCATCAACACTGGCATAATATGACTGCTGAAGTAGTCAGTGTCAATCAGTAGGCACTGATCAGATGCAGAGTTCACATTCTGTCCCGAGCAGAAGAAATTACCCTATAGGTTGATCCAAGGTAACGAGTGGGGAAAGCAAAACAGCTGCGGTTGGTAGGGAGGAATCGGTTTTTAGCATCCTTTTTTTTCACCTCTGTGGGCCTAATATATAGGGGTTGTGCAACAAGGAACAACCCTGTGATACAGTGTGGGAGATTTACTAAGGTAAATGTGTCAAAATTCTTCCACAATTTGTGCAAAAGAAAATCCTGTCGCACTTGTTGGGTACCACCTTTATTGCCCATTTTAGACACTAGCTCGGTACTTAGCGTCAAGGTGTGTGGTCAGCATGGAAGGTGTGGGGCTTAAGATGCAGCACCATGTGCCAAACTTTTGGCTCAGATTTCAGCTACAAAGTAAGCCAACTAATACATGGTGTAGAGTtagaaaaaaaatatctaaaaatgtGCACACATTTTCATCCAATATGAGCTGCTGTACTCAATCTGGGGCATTCTCAGACAGTCTTGGGGAAATCCAAATCATAAATGCCTTAAAATTCACCATGACGGTCACTGGTAAAAATAATGCGGGTGCTCTCTTTTTTCCAGCCGTTTAGTCACAGTCTGTGTGTACAGTCAGCCATCTCTGCGGCTTGTGCAGATTTCAGATGACTCACTTTGCAGCCTCCCTGTGTGGCATTCACCATTGGTAAATAGCTTGGAGATCTTTCACAGGTCCACACCCTTAAgacctagttatatacagcacacagcaatATTCCTCCATCCATGATTAAGATTTCACATACAAGCTACATTTTTGATGCAATGATACATTGACTGTCTTATGAATTCATTTTGTACAGACCTGTAATACCTTAGAATGACTTTAGGATTGTGTGAATAAGGCCgaaagcctcattcagacttcaGTGATTTTTCTGCGTAAAAATGACCAATTTTCAATCAGATTTTACTCAGtgcttggtcagtgtgtcagtttttaccatcagtgtcatcagattttttcatatgcaaaaaaaaaacaacctgattGGAGGGGGGGTCGTGCTTTTTCTATCGAGCACGCGGATGGCATCCGGACATATCTTCATGTTTTTGTGCGGACCACTAGGTCTACAAAAATACACAAACATGTGAacaaccccatagactataataggagttgtgaattctgttctcgaactccctccggtggttatgaatggtacttcggcgagttctgtccatggactacctctggtggctgtgagtggagctgctggttctgaggttccttcctcagctgacctcgtttagtcctaggctggctgctctatttaactccacttagatcgttacttgatgccagctgtcaatgtcctagtactggttcagttctctcttggatctttcagatgacctgtctactccagcaaaagctaagtccctgctagcttatttgtttaccactgttttcttgtccagcttgctatcatgattctgccttgctagctggaagctctgggatgcagagtggcacctccacgccgtgagtcggtgtggggtctcttttgcacactctgcgtgtttttttggtagtttttttatgctgaccgcaaagataccttttctatcctcaagtctgtttagttaagtctggcctcctttgctgaaacctatttcattcctgtgtttgtgacttccatcttaactcacagtcaatatgtgtggggggctgcctttctctttgggggaatttctctgaggcaagttaggccttattttctatctttaggggtagttagctcttaggctgtgaagaggcgtctaggcagagtcaggtacgctccacggctatttctagttgttgcgataggattaggggttgcggtcagcagagctcccacttcccagagcttgtcctgtattactagtttgctcatcaggtcattcctagtgctcctaaccaccaggtcttcataACAAATAGGTATGCGTATTATCAATGAAAACCACGAATAAAActcatatgagaaaaactgatgactgaatgagcccttagaggtAATCCATACACTGGCACAACAATAAGGATGAAGTACCATGTAGTGACCACAATACAATATATACTTTCACTGCAAATTGATGCCGTTTTCAAATGGATTGTATAACAACAATTCAAAAATGTTGAGACTCTGTGTACAATGTAAAGAAAATAaggatgcaatgatttggaaatcttttTATAGCGATATATGTTATTTACAAAAGAACATAGCACAGATCATAAGGTGAAAGTTGGATATTTTTCCATTTCACTTGAAAAAAAATTACTCTTTTGGAAAAAGATGGCATCAACACTTCTCAAAAAAAAAGTTGAGAAAGGgttaacaaaaggctggaaaagtaCGGTAAGTGGTAGTCATGAAAAGCAGCTGGATTGTCAATTTTGAAGTAAGTCACATGACTGTGTATAAAAGGagaatgttagagaggcagagtctctaagaagcaaagatggtcacagGTTCAACAGTCTGTGAACTGCGTCTACAAATTGTGGAATAATTCCTGAGAAATGTTTCTCAATGTAAAACTGCAAAGACTTTGAGTATCCCACCATTATATATAATATCATCAAAAGCTTCAGCTATTTTTCAGAAATCTATGTGCACAAGGGACAAGCACGGCTATCAATATTGGATGCTCGTGAACtactgtgatggcactgcattgaaAACAAGCAGGATTTGGTAGTGCAaatcactgcattggctcaggaatacttccagaaatcattgtctgtAAAGATAGTTCCCCATGCAATCCAGAAAT contains:
- the IFI35 gene encoding interferon-induced 35 kDa protein isoform X3, whose product is MVFTSQEEFVHVVDEKLSEEESLRREIETYKGRHSALLADITKLEQKKMEFENLAQKFQDRVGKEEKKLIENEQALHDKDQKLQEQVKSMRDENQQLKIDEQTLKEKICYLERETEKLEAICSSGVERKLVFKGKVSDDIPRCGINVKHQIRYPVKGGTALVVFEEPSVAARIIQKRHHKVKIEECHINVKAEPIELLALDTLSMDMSLSPQKILVSNLPASVSEEVLLDKLELFFGKTKYGGGEVEDREFLADSRSAILTFANKGVAPKLVEKKKYDVPFGGQKTHQVCVSLSLDSNITRHDIKRLQCNRTVLITGIPDIKDEETLKDLLEIHFQMGVNGGGEVQAFLYCPKGKNTIAVFEDDDDASSQKE
- the IFI35 gene encoding interferon-induced 35 kDa protein isoform X1, producing the protein MASEAVKNEITSDDGAPLKIKITLRTQCPSQTQEEFVHVVDEKLSEEESLRREIETYKGRHSALLADITKLEQKKMEFENLAQKFQDRVGKEEKKLIENEQALHDKDQKLQEQVKSMRDENQQLKIDEQTLKEKICYLERETEKLEAICSSGVERKLVFKGKVSDDIPRCGINVKHQIRYPVKGGTALVVFEEPSVAARIIQKRHHKVKIEECHINVKAEPIELLALDTLSMDMSLSPQKILVSNLPASVSEEVLLDKLELFFGKTKYGGGEVEDREFLADSRSAILTFANKGVAPKLVEKKKYDVPFGGQKTHQVCVSLSLDSNITRHDIKRLQCNRTVLITGIPDIKDEETLKDLLEIHFQMGVNGGGEVQAFLYCPKGKNTIAVFEDDDDASSQKE
- the IFI35 gene encoding interferon-induced 35 kDa protein isoform X4, which translates into the protein MAQCRGAEWGRHSALLADITKLEQKKMEFENLAQKFQDRVGKEEKKLIENEQALHDKDQKLQEQVKSMRDENQQLKIDEQTLKEKICYLERETEKLEAICSSGVERKLVFKGKVSDDIPRCGINVKHQIRYPVKGGTALVVFEEPSVAARIIQKRHHKVKIEECHINVKAEPIELLALDTLSMDMSLSPQKILVSNLPASVSEEVLLDKLELFFGKTKYGGGEVEDREFLADSRSAILTFANKGVAPKLVEKKKYDVPFGGQKTHQVCVSLSLDSNITRHDIKRLQCNRTVLITGIPDIKDEETLKDLLEIHFQMGVNGGGEVQAFLYCPKGKNTIAVFEDDDDASSQKE
- the IFI35 gene encoding interferon-induced 35 kDa protein isoform X2, which codes for MASEAVKNEEEFVHVVDEKLSEEESLRREIETYKGRHSALLADITKLEQKKMEFENLAQKFQDRVGKEEKKLIENEQALHDKDQKLQEQVKSMRDENQQLKIDEQTLKEKICYLERETEKLEAICSSGVERKLVFKGKVSDDIPRCGINVKHQIRYPVKGGTALVVFEEPSVAARIIQKRHHKVKIEECHINVKAEPIELLALDTLSMDMSLSPQKILVSNLPASVSEEVLLDKLELFFGKTKYGGGEVEDREFLADSRSAILTFANKGVAPKLVEKKKYDVPFGGQKTHQVCVSLSLDSNITRHDIKRLQCNRTVLITGIPDIKDEETLKDLLEIHFQMGVNGGGEVQAFLYCPKGKNTIAVFEDDDDASSQKE
- the IFI35 gene encoding interferon-induced 35 kDa protein isoform X5, whose amino-acid sequence is MEFENLAQKFQDRVGKEEKKLIENEQALHDKDQKLQEQVKSMRDENQQLKIDEQTLKEKICYLERETEKLEAICSSGVERKLVFKGKVSDDIPRCGINVKHQIRYPVKGGTALVVFEEPSVAARIIQKRHHKVKIEECHINVKAEPIELLALDTLSMDMSLSPQKILVSNLPASVSEEVLLDKLELFFGKTKYGGGEVEDREFLADSRSAILTFANKGVAPKLVEKKKYDVPFGGQKTHQVCVSLSLDSNITRHDIKRLQCNRTVLITGIPDIKDEETLKDLLEIHFQMGVNGGGEVQAFLYCPKGKNTIAVFEDDDDASSQKE